In a single window of the Cucumis melo cultivar AY chromosome 11, USDA_Cmelo_AY_1.0, whole genome shotgun sequence genome:
- the LOC103490605 gene encoding retrovirus-related Pol polyprotein from transposon TNT 1-94 produces MNSETSKQTEVQNHTPSFYVKIYPCHKDSVIIDDQPQSSGAPSTSKNRTDKQAENLEDYLLPIDRERRTTKPLLRYARSEFISNHSLEDDNEEPNIFEEALNSDEKDEWLAAIKNEINSLHKNETLEFTGRPLNKGIIPSKWVYKKKFLGEKNEKVKFKVRLVAKGFKQKEGADYTEIFSPVVSTSIRVLLTIVTCEDLKLEQMDVTIAFLHGSLEEDLYMEQPKGFEAKGKIDLVCKLKKSLYGLKQSPRCWNKRFDDFINKIGFMRSLYDPCVYYKKLTNGSLIYLLLYVDDMLLAGKNLTKLNEIKEQLKNEFEMKDLGSAKRILGMEITRQRSIRGLFLSQKQYTKKVLAKFNMANAKAVSTPVGQQFKLSAKDSPNESTERQAMSNVPYSNAIGSLIHLMVCTRHDLAYNSSLVSRYMKNHGRNHWEATKWVFRYLVGIVNRGLLYAAPDEPKILLKGYVDANFAGDCDKRRSLTGFSFTLGGNLISWKTNLQLYQQFRSSKRGYMAKRFD; encoded by the coding sequence ATGAACTCTGAAACAAGCAAGCAAACAGAAGTGCAGAATCATACTCCTAGTTTCTATGTTAAAATTTATCCATGTCACAAAGATTCTGTAATTATTGATGATCAACCACAATCATCAGGTGCACCCAGCACCTCAAAAAACAGAACAGATAAACAAGCTGAAAACCTAGAAGATTATCTCCTACCAATAGATAGAGAAAGAAGAACGACTAAACCCCTATTAAGATATGCAAGGTCTGAGTTCATATCTAATCACTCCCTAGAagatgataatgaagaaccTAACATCTTTGAAGAAGCATTAAATAGTGATGAAAAAGATGAATGGCTTGCTGCAATAAAAAATGAGATTAATTCTCTACATAAGAACGAAACATTGGAGTTCACTGGTAGACCTCTTAACAAAGGAATTATCCCCTCTAAATGGGTCTACAAGAAGAAATTTTTAGGAGAAAAGAATGAGAAGGTGAAATTTAAAGTGAGACTAGTTGCCAAGGGCTTTAAACAGAAAGAGGGAGCTGACTATACCGAAATTTTTTCTCCAGTAGTAAGCACTTCAATTAGAGTTCTTCTAACTATTGTTACCTGTGAAGACCTTAAGTTAGAACAGATGGATGTCACTATAGCCTTTTTACATGGTAGCCTAGAAGAAGACTTATATATGGAACAACCTAAAGGTTTTGAAGCTAAAGGAAAAATAGACCTGGTTTGCAAACTAAAGAAATCCTTATATGGATTGAAGCAGTCACCAAGGTGTTGGAATAAAAGGTTTGACGATTTCATCAATAAAATAGGCTTTATGAGAAGTCTATATGATCCTTGTGTCTACTATAAGAAGCTAACTAATGGAAGCCTAATCTATTTGTTgttatatgttgatgatatgcTATTGGCTGGTAAAAATCTTACTAAGCTAAATGAGATAAAAGAACAATTGAAGAATGAGTTTGAAATGAAGGACCTAGGGTCAGCTAAAAGGATCCTAGGAATGGAAATCACAAGGCAAAGAAGCATAAGGGGATTGTTTCTATCACAGAAACAGTATACTAAGAAAGTCCTAGCCAAGTTCAATATGGCTAATGCTAAGGCAGTATCTACTCCTGTGGGACAACAATTCAAATTATCTGCTAAAGACTCTCCTAACGAATCAACTGAAAGACAAGCTATGTCTAATGTTCCTTACTCTAATGCAATTGGAAGCTTGATACATCTAATGGTTTGTACTAGACATGATTTAGCATACAACTCAAGCTTAGTCAGTAGATACATGAAAAATCATGGGAGAAATCATTGGGAAGCTACTAAGTGGGTATTTCGATACCTAGTGGGAATAGTGAACAGAGGCTTGCTATATGCAGCTCCTGATGAACCTAAAATTCTTCTAAAGGGCTATGTTGATGCAAATTTTGCAGGAGATTGTGATAAAAGGAGATCCTTAACtggtttttcttttactttgGGAGGCAATTTAATTAGTTGGAAGACTAATCTACAACTCTATCAACAATTCAGAAGCAGTAAAAGAGGCTATATGGCCAAAAGGTTTGATTAG
- the LOC103490448 gene encoding uncharacterized protein LOC103490448: MSSVVHTFHKTRSFLPSRTLPDALPLSHTDSPSDQTLRRRLSSLSLRIQPISSPATAWAFRKSKSMSSFGDLAGSSVRKWWDWGWAWILSRKPIFAKDLEMNEEESKILGSQNRGSWKHVFFKFRSEIRKLIGSDVALPQTTPNYRSFNFPNNNSGIRT; this comes from the coding sequence ATGTCTTCCGTCGTCCACACCTTCCACAAGACTCGCTCCTTTCTTCCCTCCAGAACTCTCCCCGATGCCCTCCCCCTCTCCCACACCGACTCCCCCTCCGACCAAACCCTCCGCCGCCGCCTCTCCTCTCTTTCCCTCCGCATTCAGCCAATCTCCTCCCCTGCCACTGCTTGGGCCTTTCGGAAATCCAAGTCTATGTCCTCATTCGGAGATCTCGCCGGCTCCTCCGTCAGAAAGTGGTGGGACTGGGGCTGGGCTTGGATCCTTTCTCGCAAACCTATCTTCGCTAAAGATCTGGAGATGAACGAAGAGGAATCCAAAATTCTTGGATCTCAAAACAGAGGTAGTTGGAAACACGTCTTCTTCAAGTTCAGATCCGAAATCAGAAAGCTGATTGGCTCTGATGTTGCCCTCCCTCAAACTACCCCCAACTATCGATCCTTCAATTTCCCCAACAATAATAGCGGAATCAGAACCTAA